The genome window CGACAGAAATTCCTTGTGAAGCTTGGGCTTTCGAATTTCTTGGTAACCATAAGCCAAACACTGCAAAAAAATCCTGCGTCGTGGCGCTACAATCTCGCCTATTATTACCCCCACCCCAACCGTAAGGTTCATGCATAAATTGTGAAGCAATATAAGCTGCATTCCATTTTGTGAAATCTAAAGGCTTTGGAGTAATGCAACAATCAGAAAGAATGATCTTTTTAAAAAAAACATTACTATCCAATCCTCGAACTGGAATAAGTACTTCATATGAAGCTTGAAGAGGAAAATGTTTAACTATGGGTAAAATTGTTCCTATTTTTGCTTTGGCATAAAAATGTTTCTCATTATCCAGAAGAGGAAGGTTATCTTTTATCACTACGCCCATCGGATATTCTCTCCACATTTTTATCTGGTCTTCTGTTATCCATGCGATACGACGAGTATCTATCCATCCAGAAACTGCGTGACTATCAACAAAAGCCCATGCTCCATCTTCAGAAAGATGAGAGACAAAAAGAGGATCTCCTGGTTTCACCGTTGTATTCTGTCCATAATCAAAGGGATATCCTTCGCCTGCCTTTTCAAAGTCAAAGAAGACTGGCTCATTTGACGGGAAAGCTCGAAGATTTGCCTCTTCCACTACTATAGCCTTCTTGTTTTGGCTTCCAAAATGCTCTATTTGGGCGTTTTCCTTTTGCTTTTCATACCAACCATATAATCTCAAACGTCTATTTTCTCCATATGTTTTTTGATATGGGAACCATTTAAAAGGCCACAGTAAAGAATCAAGGCCCCGAGAAGGCCCACTTTGAGACCACGGAGAAAAGTAATGTTTATTATATTGATTATCCATATTTTTTTGTGCTTCAACATTCAAAATTCGATCCGAATAATCTCCGGTTATGTAATAAAAGCAATTCTGACTTAAAGAGACGATATCTTTTATTTCTTCTTCATCCTTTTGATACGCCCAGGAAACCGATTTAAAACATAGACTAAAAAACAACAGGCAAAATAAAAAAACGTACATTTTAAAATTACTTTTTCTACTTAAGGTCAGGATTGATCACCCTCTTCTCCGCTCTTTATTTATGATTTCATATTCCTCATTTGACATTTATCTTCTGCAATGATATAAGTGTTTAAAAATTCAGACAGGTTGGAGGCAACTTTAATGTCTTTAGTTATTATATCCTCTTCCAACTGCTTTTTTGAGTATTATTACGCCGGCGAGGGACCCCTCTGGAGGGCCAGCGCTTAGGCGTTGATGGCCTTTACAGGGCCGGGTTCCCGTTACTAGGGGATCCGGCCCTTTTTTTATTCTTTGAAATTAAAAATGAACGCGAAAGGTGGAAATTAATATGTCTCAAGTTGATAAGTCAACATTGATCGGTCTTCAAAAAATAGTACGTCAAGTCTGGAATACTCACGGTCTTTATAGAAGGAAAATGGAACAATGTGGAATTTTCCCAGAGGACATTCATTCAATTGATGATTTTAAAAAGTTACCTTTTACTACAAAACAAGATCTGAGGGATAGCTACCCTCTCGGACTTCTCGCCTGTTCACAAAATCAGGTTGTTAGACTTCACGCTTCCTCTGGAACGACAGGCAAACCTACATTTGTTCCTTACACACAAAGAGATATCAATGATTGGAAAGAATGTATGGCAGAATGTTTAAAAACAGCTGGGGTTACATCTGATGATGTATTTCAAATCATTCTTGGGTACGGCCTTTTTACTGGAGCTCTCGGATTTCATTACGGGGCAGAAAAAATTGGAGCTATGGTTATTCCATCTGGAGGAGGTTTTACAGATCGCCAACTTTTTTTAATGGAAGACGCGCAAACAACTGTTTTTACAAGCACGCCCTCATATGCTCTATACCTCGCTGAGAAAATTGTTAAGCATAACTTGCGTTCTAGACTGAATCTTCGTCTTGCTATTCTTGGTGGAGAAGCCTGGACTGAAGATATGGGACATCAAATAGAAGAAATGCTAGGAATCACTGTTATCAATTCATATGGTCTTTCTGAAATTATGGGACCTGGGGTAGCTATGGAGTGCAATGCAAAAAATGGAATGCACTTTAACCATAATCACTTTTTTATGGAAACAATAGATGCAGAAAGCACACAACCTTTAGCCGACGGGGAGTTTGGAGAGCTTGTTATCACGACAATTAATAAAGAAGCTTTTCCACTTATTCGTTACAGAACTCGAGACCTGACATCTCTTATTACAGAACCTTGCAGTTGTGGCCGTCAAGGAAAACGAATTGCAAGAGTTGCCGGACGTAATGACGATATGCTCATAATACGGGGTGTCAACGTTTTCCCATCCCAAGTAGAAGCTGCCCTCGCTTCTGTAAAAGGACTTTCTCTGCACTACCATCTAGAGGTACGCCATCACAAAGATATGCCAGAACTTACGGTAGTCTGCGAATCTGCCAAACTTCTATCTGAATCTGGAAGAGAACAACTCAAGGCAAAGACATCACATCATTTAAAAGAGAAACTCGGCATTCGAATTAACGTTCAGATTGCTGACCCTGAAACTCTCGTTAGAAACGAAGGGAAAGCTTGCCGCGTAATGCATGTAGCTTAAAAAAGGCCAACCGATAGGTCTAAAAGGGAGGAATATATAATGTCTGAGAAAAAGGTACATCAGGAAAAGACAAGAATGAACGAAAACCTTTACGACCCCAAGCAAAACGAATTTGATTTTGAAGGGCTTTCTTTCGCCTACAAAGAGGCACGAAATCATGAACGAAGATAGCGACTATTTCTATTGCTGGCCGCCCGAAAAAGGAATTTGTAGTTGTCTTTTTCGAGCGGCCTTTATTTTTTCATTTCATACTTATTTAGTGTCAATCCGCTAATGAAACTCCCAAATCAAAAGCTTCTTGAAGGGCGTCACTATTTTTCGACGTTGGAGTATTTCCAGAGCACGCTTCCAGCACCCCGTAAAAATTCATGCCTAACCAATCACAAATGTCTGTATACATCTTTTCTACAAGTTCTGGGCCAAGGTTAGGTTTCTCTCCACCATAAGTCATTATCAAAACTACCTTTTTATTTTTTAGTCTGTCGTAATTAATGGCATAGAGTCGATCCATAAAAAGTTTCATCTGAGCAGAAATTGTCCACCAATAGACAGGAGTAGCAAAAACGAGAACATCTGCATCGTACACTTTAGAATAGAGTTGTTGCATATCATCGTCAATTACACAAAGCACCTCCGGGTTTTCGCGACAAGAATTACATGCGGTACAAGGAGCAATGTTACAAGAGTGTAAAAAAACAGTCTCACTTTCGACATTATGAGTAGCTGCACCTTCCAGAAATTTCTCTAAAAGTGACGCCGTGTTCCCTTTTTTGTTGGGACTGCCAAGTAACGCGAGTATCTTCATAAGTACTACCTCCCGGTAAATAGGTTAGTTATGCATCTTGACAGAATACTGCTTCTATTGCTAGAGTAACTATATGAAAAATTACGCTGATTATCTCACATGTACAAATACAATAACAATGTTCTGGTGGTGGCGCAGATAGCGCCGCCGCAGATTTTACCTGTATTTTTAGGGCTGCGGGGCCAAACCGCAGCCCTTTTTCTTTAATTTTAATTCAACGTAAAGAAAAAGGGTTTCTCTCCATAAGCGAGGGAAACCCTTTTTTTATTCAAACTAAAAAATACAAGGAGGAAATACTCATGACTACAAAGGGGAAAAAAGGATATTTTGGAGAATACGGAGGAAGTTTTGTACCTCAAGCACTACAGATCCGCCTTGATGAACTGGAAAAGGCTTACGATGAAGCAAAAAGCGACCCCTCTTTTAAAGAGGAATTTATGAGCCTTCTCAAAGAATACGTTGGCAGGCCTTCTGCGCTTACAGAATGTAAGAATATTTCTCACTATTTTGGTGGCGGACGTCTCTTCCTTAAGCGCGAAGACTTAAACCATACCGGTGCTCATAAAATTAATAACGCCATAGGACAAGCACTCCTCGCAAAAAGAATGGGCAAAACGGAACTCATAGCTGAAACAGGTGCAGGCATGCATGGAACAGCAAGTGCCACCGTAGCAGCATTAATGGGTATGAAATGCACCGTCTACATGGGTGCTCTTGACGTTGCAAGACAGGCACCTAATGTAGCTCGAATGAAAGTTCTGGGAACAGAAGTAATTGCTGTTGAAGACGGACAAAAAGCATTAAAAGAAGCTGTCGATGCAGCACTAAAAGCCTTTGCTGAAAATCCGGAAACCTTTTACCTTTTAGGGTCCGCTGTCGGCCCCCATCCCTATCCAACTATCGTTCGCGATTTTCAGAGTATTATTGGCAAAGAAGCTCGCTCTCAATTTATTGAACGTGAACAAAATCTGCCCGATTACGCTGTAGCTTGTGTAGGTGGAGGAAGTAACGCCATTGGCCTTTTCGCTGGTTTCCTAAACGATCGGGAAGTAAAAATCGTAGGAGTAGAACCTGCAGGGAAAGGCTTGGCTACAGGAGAACATGCAGCCACACTCTCAGCTGGACACCCCAGTGTCATTCATGGCTTTAAAAGCTATGTTCTTTCGGATGATCAGGGAGAACCCGCAGAAGTTTACTCTATCTCCGCAGGATTGGACTATCCCGGAGTAGGGCCAGAGCATGCATATTTAAAAGATAGCGGTCGTGTATCTTATACATCAGTAACAGATCAGGAAGCAATAAATGCCTTTAAACTTCTCTCTAGAAAAGAAGGGATTATTCCTGCTCTTGAAAGTTCACATGCTCTCGCATATGCTTTTAAATTACTTCCTACTCTTTCAAAAAATCAAACTGTGCTCGTTAACCTCTCAGGCAGAGGTGATAAAGATATGGATACTATACTTCCTCTCATCGAGTGAAAGTGAGGGAAGCGACATACAGTAAGAGTACGTCGCTTCCCTCTTTATTAGTTTATAGAAGAAGCTAATGAACGTAACCAACGCAACATATAGAGAAATAATCTGCTTCTATACTGTTCTGGCAAAGTAATTATTCTAAACCAACGAGAAATACATTCATCAGTATGTATTTCTGCGAGATGTCCCTCAAGTAACTCTTTCTCAACAGCTAGTTTTGAGAGACAACTCATGCCCATTCCTGCTTCTACAACTCTCTTAATCGCTTCGGTATGACCTATCTCCTGCACATGGTGAAAACTTAAATTTTTACGTGAAAGAACCGCTTCAAACGTACTCAGTGTTCCAGAACCCCTTTCTCGTAACACCCATGGTTCTTCCTGCATCTCTTGCATAGGAACAAATTTTCTGCAAGCAAAAGGATGTTCAGGAGAAGCTATAATCACCAATTCATCTTTTACCCACTCTTCCTCTTCTATATCTCTCCGCGCCACAAGCCCTTCTACCAGCCCGATATCCAAAACGCCCTCGGAAAGAAGATCGGCTATCTCTCGCGTGTTTCCTACATTCAAACTAATTTTTACCAACGGATGTTCATCACAAAACTGTTTTAAACGAGTGGGGAAAAAATAATTACCAATAGTCGTACTACAGCCAATTTTAAGTTCCCCCATCAGATTTTCTTTATCGTTATTGGCAACATCCATAAAATCTTTCATCAGGGCCAGAATATATTCTGCCTTGGGAAGCAGAAACCGTCCCCTATCATTTAAAGATAACCCTCTCCCTACTCTATAAAAAACAGAACCACCTAAAATTTCTTCAAACTCTCTCAGAGCCATGCTCGCTGCTGACTGACTAATATATAGATTTTTTGCTGCCTTCGTCATACTTTCACTTTTTGCTACTGAAACAAAAATTTCAAGTTGCCTGAGAGTCACAGAATCCATAAAAAACTCCCCTATCTATCAATTTTATTGATGGAAAATATCATAATTATAAGCTGGAATCAATAATCAATTCAAACTATAGTGTTGAGACATCAATTTGAAATATAAAGGAGCTATCGTTATTATGTTAATTCTTCAATCACCATTCTTTTGGGTTATCTTAGGAATATTTCTCTCACTAGTCTCGCATTCTCCCGCTTTTGCCCTGTGTGTCGGAAGCATTATTGCTCTGACCTGTGGAAATCCATTGAAACAACTCACAGGAAAACTTGCGAAATACTTATTACAAATTGCGGTGATTCTTTTCGGCTTTGGCTTGCATCTTCGTGTCATTCTTAAGGTAGGCTATACATCTCTTGGCATTACGTTCCTTAGCATTACAACAACAATGCTCTTGGGATGGCTATTCGGAAAGCTTTACAAAGTCGAAAGGGATACTTCTTTTCTCATAAGCAGTGGAACTGCTATTTGCGGAGGCAGCGCCATAGCCGCGATGTCTTCTGCCATTGGAGCGTCCCAAGGTCAAACAGCAGTTGCAATGGCTGTTGTGTTTCTTCTTAATGGTGTCGCTCTTTTAGTCTTTCCGTATGCTGGACATCTTATGAATTTATCCCAAACAGATTTCGGTATTTGGGCAGCACTTGCTATTCATGACACAAGTAGTGTTGTAGGAGCTTCTGCTATTTATGGAGCTCAAGCCTTAGCTATTGGAACAACAATTAAACTAACTCGTGCTCTTTGGATTCTTCCCCTTTCATTCATTGCCACGAAACTTAATAGAAGCAAAAACAAGGCAACCATTCCTTGGTTTCTCTTTGGTTTTCTTCTGGCAGCACTCGTACGGTCGCTTCTTCCTTATATGGAAGAAAGTTGGAATATCCTTGCTATATGTGGAAAAAAACTTATGGTAGGAACACTTTTTTTTGTAGGTGCAGGCTTAACAAGGGAAGAATTGCATAAAATTGGCAAAGGGGCTTTATTAAAAGCTGTAACTTTGTGGGTTACTATTTCTATACTTTCACTTACAATTATAAAAATGGGATTTGTCCACCTTAATATATAAAAACCGGGTCTTTATTGACCCGGTTCAAAAATCTCTCTTATAACTTTTGAGCTTGCCCTACCATCATACTCAGCAAAATCATAACTAAAAAACTTGTCAGAACGAGCAGCATAGACATAAAAATCACCTCTTATACTCTACATAAACACTATACTTAATACCATACAGGGTACAGGCACTTATGTCAATGCTTTTTTTCAAATTCATTAATAATTTGATACAACTCTTGCGTCAAGATTCGTTGACTCCTTTCTTTTATTTCCTGAGGAACAGGCCACACAGCTTCTGCCATTGATCCTGCCATACAGGCCTGTGTATCGGTATCCCCACCTAAAGAAACTGCTAAACGAACAGCATCTTCATAACTATTTGCTTCCAAAAATGCAATTATGGCTTCTGGAACAGAGCCCTGGCATGTTACATTAAATGTGTATGTAGCTTTTATATCTATAATTTTTCGACTTAGATCGTAACCAAACATGCGCTCTAGGTTTAAACGAATAGATTCTTTATTTTCACCATACCGTGCCATATAAATGGCTGCAGCAACAGCCTGAGCCCCTTTAATGCCTTCTGGATGACTATGGGTTATAGCGGCACTCTCTTGAGCTAGTTTTAAAACGATATCAATATCGTCAGAAACCCAGGCTACGGGACTAACACGCATAGCTGAGCCATTACCAAAACTATCAATAACAATAGAAGGATCACCATATCGCAGCCATTCCCTGAAACGTCCCCCATAACCTGCATGTGGATATTTTCTTCCCCATTTCATATATGCTCTCGAAAAATCTTTCCTATTTGCTTCTGTACCTTTTCCTAAAAGAGCCTCGGCCGTAGCGATCGTTAGAACTGTATCGTCTGTAAAACAAGATTTTCTATTAAAAAGTTCAAAGTTATAATTTTTTGTAGGACTCCACTCATAAATTGATCCTATAATGTCTCCAGCTACAGCTCCAATCAAGAATATTTCCTCCTTTTTTTAATTCATAACACTTCATTTTACCCTTTATAATCCTCGTCTTTCACTCCAATGGAAAAATAAAAGTGCACTTAAAACAAATATAGTAATAACAACCCAGTGATTCACTCCAAGTATTTGAGGAAGGGTAATCTTTCCCAAATTGCCCCACGTCAAAAGAGTACGCTCCATAAAAGGAAATGTTTCTGCATATAAAGCTGCTCCTACCAACATTCCTAAGATGCCCCAAAATGCATCAAGACGCCCTTCTCCTAATGCTCCCATAGCAGTTCCCGGGCAATATCCCAACAATCCCCAACCAATGCCGAAGAAAATACCTCCTGGAATAACCCCTCCAAGAATAGTAGGTTTTATCGATAGTTTCACCATATTGAGATCTAAAAGGAAGTATGTGCCAATCATTGCCACAACAATTGTAGAGAGCATAAATTTAAGAATGGTGAAGTCGAGCAGTCGAAGAGCCCCAAGCTGTTTATCGTAACGAATTACTTCAGACTTTTGAAGCAAAATACCGAAGATAATTCCTGTTACAAGTCCGAAAATAAGATCGGGTTTCATCCACTACTCCCCCTTCCCGTAAAGAATACGAGCAACAATCATGCCTGCCCCAAAGAAACAAACAAGAGCTATCAAACCACTTACTGCTAACTGAAGCGAACCGCTCAGTCCGTGTCCACTCGGTCAGCCATCGGCAAGTCGTGCCCCAAACATGGCAATTACTCCACCTATAAAAGCCGTTACTGCCCGAGGAAAAATGCGTACGCCAAAACGATCTTCCCAAGAATCAGGTGTCAACTGAATTCTGAACGTTCCAGAAATAAAAGAACTCATAAGAGCCCCTAAAAAAATACCTACAATAAACATAAGTTGCCAATCTATCTTGGGAGCATACTTCACAAGATACGCAACTTTCAGAAAATGCTCAGAGGCAAATACTTTTTCTACAAACCCTGTAGAACGAACGAAAGAAGTAGAGGCTCCGAAATACTTCCCAGTCAACCACGTAGAAACAACAGACAAAACGCCTGCTAAACTACCTGCTATATACGGGTTCATTGGTCTTATTCTTTGCCGCATTACTTTTCCTCCTTTCTCTGTCCTCATTGCATTAATACATTATAGTTTAAAAATAAAAAATTGTTCAA of Aminobacterium sp. MB27-C1 contains these proteins:
- a CDS encoding SH3 domain-containing C40 family peptidase, whose amino-acid sequence is MYVFLFCLLFFSLCFKSVSWAYQKDEEEIKDIVSLSQNCFYYITGDYSDRILNVEAQKNMDNQYNKHYFSPWSQSGPSRGLDSLLWPFKWFPYQKTYGENRRLRLYGWYEKQKENAQIEHFGSQNKKAIVVEEANLRAFPSNEPVFFDFEKAGEGYPFDYGQNTTVKPGDPLFVSHLSEDGAWAFVDSHAVSGWIDTRRIAWITEDQIKMWREYPMGVVIKDNLPLLDNEKHFYAKAKIGTILPIVKHFPLQASYEVLIPVRGLDSNVFFKKIILSDCCITPKPLDFTKWNAAYIASQFMHEPYGWGGGNNRRDCSATTQDFFAVFGLWLPRNSKAQASQGISVDVKGLPLIEKEKTVLSQGKPFLTLAALPGHIMLYIGTYHDKPVFLHNLWGIRTLVEEKEGRLIIGRTVITSLEAGNELSSIVEESIIGNRVTHFVVLSD
- a CDS encoding phenylacetate--CoA ligase family protein, with the protein product MSQVDKSTLIGLQKIVRQVWNTHGLYRRKMEQCGIFPEDIHSIDDFKKLPFTTKQDLRDSYPLGLLACSQNQVVRLHASSGTTGKPTFVPYTQRDINDWKECMAECLKTAGVTSDDVFQIILGYGLFTGALGFHYGAEKIGAMVIPSGGGFTDRQLFLMEDAQTTVFTSTPSYALYLAEKIVKHNLRSRLNLRLAILGGEAWTEDMGHQIEEMLGITVINSYGLSEIMGPGVAMECNAKNGMHFNHNHFFMETIDAESTQPLADGEFGELVITTINKEAFPLIRYRTRDLTSLITEPCSCGRQGKRIARVAGRNDDMLIIRGVNVFPSQVEAALASVKGLSLHYHLEVRHHKDMPELTVVCESAKLLSESGREQLKAKTSHHLKEKLGIRINVQIADPETLVRNEGKACRVMHVA
- a CDS encoding flavodoxin family protein; this translates as MKILALLGSPNKKGNTASLLEKFLEGAATHNVESETVFLHSCNIAPCTACNSCRENPEVLCVIDDDMQQLYSKVYDADVLVFATPVYWWTISAQMKLFMDRLYAINYDRLKNKKVVLIMTYGGEKPNLGPELVEKMYTDICDWLGMNFYGVLEACSGNTPTSKNSDALQEAFDLGVSLAD
- the trpB gene encoding tryptophan synthase subunit beta, with translation MTTKGKKGYFGEYGGSFVPQALQIRLDELEKAYDEAKSDPSFKEEFMSLLKEYVGRPSALTECKNISHYFGGGRLFLKREDLNHTGAHKINNAIGQALLAKRMGKTELIAETGAGMHGTASATVAALMGMKCTVYMGALDVARQAPNVARMKVLGTEVIAVEDGQKALKEAVDAALKAFAENPETFYLLGSAVGPHPYPTIVRDFQSIIGKEARSQFIEREQNLPDYAVACVGGGSNAIGLFAGFLNDREVKIVGVEPAGKGLATGEHAATLSAGHPSVIHGFKSYVLSDDQGEPAEVYSISAGLDYPGVGPEHAYLKDSGRVSYTSVTDQEAINAFKLLSRKEGIIPALESSHALAYAFKLLPTLSKNQTVLVNLSGRGDKDMDTILPLIE
- a CDS encoding LysR family transcriptional regulator, coding for MDSVTLRQLEIFVSVAKSESMTKAAKNLYISQSAASMALREFEEILGGSVFYRVGRGLSLNDRGRFLLPKAEYILALMKDFMDVANNDKENLMGELKIGCSTTIGNYFFPTRLKQFCDEHPLVKISLNVGNTREIADLLSEGVLDIGLVEGLVARRDIEEEEWVKDELVIIASPEHPFACRKFVPMQEMQEEPWVLRERGSGTLSTFEAVLSRKNLSFHHVQEIGHTEAIKRVVEAGMGMSCLSKLAVEKELLEGHLAEIHTDECISRWFRIITLPEQYRSRLFLYMLRWLRSLASSIN
- a CDS encoding YeiH family protein yields the protein MLILQSPFFWVILGIFLSLVSHSPAFALCVGSIIALTCGNPLKQLTGKLAKYLLQIAVILFGFGLHLRVILKVGYTSLGITFLSITTTMLLGWLFGKLYKVERDTSFLISSGTAICGGSAIAAMSSAIGASQGQTAVAMAVVFLLNGVALLVFPYAGHLMNLSQTDFGIWAALAIHDTSSVVGASAIYGAQALAIGTTIKLTRALWILPLSFIATKLNRSKNKATIPWFLFGFLLAALVRSLLPYMEESWNILAICGKKLMVGTLFFVGAGLTREELHKIGKGALLKAVTLWVTISILSLTIIKMGFVHLNI
- a CDS encoding ADP-ribosylglycohydrolase family protein produces the protein MIGAVAGDIIGSIYEWSPTKNYNFELFNRKSCFTDDTVLTIATAEALLGKGTEANRKDFSRAYMKWGRKYPHAGYGGRFREWLRYGDPSIVIDSFGNGSAMRVSPVAWVSDDIDIVLKLAQESAAITHSHPEGIKGAQAVAAAIYMARYGENKESIRLNLERMFGYDLSRKIIDIKATYTFNVTCQGSVPEAIIAFLEANSYEDAVRLAVSLGGDTDTQACMAGSMAEAVWPVPQEIKERSQRILTQELYQIINEFEKKH
- a CDS encoding DUF6691 family protein: MKPDLIFGLVTGIIFGILLQKSEVIRYDKQLGALRLLDFTILKFMLSTIVVAMIGTYFLLDLNMVKLSIKPTILGGVIPGGIFFGIGWGLLGYCPGTAMGALGEGRLDAFWGILGMLVGAALYAETFPFMERTLLTWGNLGKITLPQILGVNHWVVITIFVLSALLFFHWSERRGL
- a CDS encoding YeeE/YedE thiosulfate transporter family protein, translating into MRQRIRPMNPYIAGSLAGVLSVVSTWLTGKYFGASTSFVRSTGFVEKVFASEHFLKVAYLVKYAPKIDWQLMFIVGIFLGALMSSFISGTFRIQLTPDSWEDRFGVRIFPRAVTAFIGGVIAMFGARLADGUPSGHGLSGSLQLAVSGLIALVCFFGAGMIVARILYGKGE